From the Cryptomeria japonica chromosome 2, Sugi_1.0, whole genome shotgun sequence genome, one window contains:
- the LOC131060453 gene encoding uncharacterized protein LOC131060453: MAASSEKTAPSNKRQDRDQNPGNNEIVEVLSIPISTKKRKRGEESKNERHTSSKGKEKQEKPTPASASAAKKVRFQEEVTNKTKEIDERENNILKRRKESSLVENDKKKDEGKEKESRVEVLDHIHTKNMIEGCVKSMISEAKQAFGKDNKSIMHEFQNKARQEMRSAKGQPLTSTGLICLIVYLVPIT; this comes from the exons ATGGCGGCTTCTTCAGAGAAAACCGCGCCATCAAATAAAAGGCAGGACAGAGACCAAAATCCTGGGAACAATGAAATTGTTGAGGTTTTGTCAATACCCATTTCAACGAAGAAGCGCAAGAGAGGAGAGGAGTCGAAAAATGAGAGGCATACAAGTAGCAAAGGCAAGGAGAAACAAGAAAAACCTACACCCGCCTCCGCTTCCGCTGCAAAGAAAGTCAGATTCCAGGAGGAGGTAACAAATAAGACTAAAGAAATTGATGAAAGGGAAAACAACATTTTGAAAAGGAGAAAAGAGAGCAGTCTGGTGGAGAATGATAAAAAAAAAGATGAAGGGAAAGAAAAAGAGTCAAGAGTTGAG GTGCTGGATCACATTCACACCAAGAATATGATTGAGGGGTGTGTGAAATCTATGATAAGTGAAGCAAAACAAGCATTTGGGAAAGATAACAAGAGTATTATGCATGAGTTTCAAAATAAGGCGAGACAGGAAATGAGAAGCGCAAAGGGTCAGCCTCTTACAAGCACGGGGCTGATATGTTTGATAGTTTACCTTGTTCCCATTACATAA